The Natator depressus isolate rNatDep1 chromosome 18, rNatDep2.hap1, whole genome shotgun sequence genomic interval CAAGCCTTTGGTGGGTTTATCCACTACTTGAATCAGAAAGGACTTCTAACTCACCTGATCAAAAAAGGTATCAGTCAGAATCTATTAcggttttattattttcttttaattcattAAGGTCAACTCCAAGGTGATACAAGGCTCATTAGTTATACATTTAACTTTCAAGTCTGGCAATTCATGGCAAGATGAAGGACAAGACAGCAACAGCGAGTGACAGAAATTGGTCGAAATGTACAATATTAGTTCCACTCTAGTAATCCTGCCCAGAATTGGTCATAGGGTAGATGCATGCAAAGCCTTCAAAGGAAACAGGGCCAAATTTCACTGTGGGTTTaaatccactgaattcaatggattTACACAAAGGATGACATGACTTCACTAGGTACAACTTGCCTTAATATTCTTGGACTAATTTCAGATTTCACACATTCTCTCTGTTTGGGGGGAAAAGTGAATGAAATTCTCTGTCAGGGCTCATCCCCCGAttgcaattatattttaaatagtcAGGTGGTTTTAAACCAAGGTTCATAGGCAAGAAACTCATGAAGGGAAGAAGTGTACTTTACAGCAAGCTGCTTGTGAGAAGGAAAACATGAAGAAATAACGAAAAAGAAAGGTATTTTTGTCTGACAAAATACAGACCTTCAGCTTCCTGACCACCCTCAAATTATTTCAGTCCTAAAGGGAAATAAGTTTGCTTGCTGGATTTAAAACACACAATgtagaaaaaaagagaaatgtaGGCTGTAGTATGGCTGCGCTCATCTGATTAGTACAAATATTGTATTTTAACAACGGATCCTAGAGGGTTTCTACATATGCCATCTACTTACAAGTTTTAGGTCTTCCATACTGCCTAAGAAATGGCCAATGGGCATTTACGGATTATAAACATATGTGTTTATTCAAACACTTGAGTTTCATATGTGATCTATTAATAATACACCGTTACACAAACCCTATTTTCCCCCTACCGTTATTTTTAATGTGATATAATGTGAGATTTTTGTTACACCAGTCAACTATGTGGAGACAACACTAAACAGAAACTAACACAGAAGCTCTAGGAAGGTAATTTACtctattttaaatatacattaaaattcaAGTAATATTCAGCGAGTCTAAGTTTATTTTCCTATCAAACAGACAAAACACTGTGGGAGGTACACATGTTCCTATAACATTTACAACAAGAACAGAAAGGTCAATATAAGTGGGTCAAACTTTCAACACTAAGGCACAATATAATGAATACTAGAGTTTAGCTAAAATCCTAGTTTACTATCACTTCGAATGAGTGGATTACAGCTCTTGTTCCTGTATTAAAAATACTCAGCTACTACATGACAGAATTCAGCGTTTAGGAAGTGTTACCTTAGTGGAACTAAGGTGTATTGCATCTGTCAAAGATGGGGTAGCAAAGACTAGCCATAGTAGTTATTATTGTGTATTTTTCACATCGTTAGAATTAAAGCTCAGGTCATGTTTCCATTATGAAGCCCAGTTTTCAGACTCTGTTCAATTGGCCTTTTTAAACTGCAGCAGGCAGAAACCGGAGATTCATTGGCtagatccattttttttttctaaaaacattGTGACTTTTGAAAGGGCCTAGCGCTGTtgaagccaatgacaaaactcctgttgatttcaataggggCAGGCCTGGGCCTCTGAGTTGTTGAGCTGCGCAGcatagggcttgatccaaaacccactgccgtcaatgggagtttttccactcaGTTCAGTGGACTCTGCATCAGTCCCCGAGTTTCTTAAGCTGTATTGATCTACGTTCTTTGGCCAAGTTTCAGGATAGCattccaattcaggaaagcaattaGGCACatctaaatcaatgggatttaagcacatgcttaaagttaaacatgtgtttaagtgcttttttGATTTGAGGCCTCTAAAAATAAGTTCGTTTACTTTTCAAAACTGCAGGTTTGCTGGCACTTCATGCAGattcctgatttttatttttaactcacGGAGATATTTTAAGTTTGAAAACTGGGTATGGCTCAGGCAGAATAGCtgctttgtaatttattttttttaaaccaaaaatagaaaacaaaaattccaaaccTTTAAATGATACACTTGGCAAATTtgctattaaaacaaaaagacctTGGTATTTTAACAACTGCTCtgcaaataaaatgaagaaaaacaccTTCATAAAGAAGGTGGTACCTAAAGAAATATGTGCTAAAGAACAGGCTTATATTTCTGAATGCTTTAAATCAGCACTAATTAATATGCCTAATTTTGATCCTATTACTAAATTTACTCTATTTTCCTGTGAATTTTCCTGTGTAACACGATTGCAAAACAATGTAACAATCTAGGTTATGGCACATAGTGTGAGGAGTTGGGGCTTTCTTTGTCCCATCTCTTTTATCGTCTTGCGGAATGTTTAGTTCTAAAAATCACAATAAAATGCACACATCAACATTATCTCAAAGGCAGCTTATAACCCAATCTTTCAGGATTCCGTGACAACACTTACTTTTCTCTTAGTAATGTCTGCATGCCCATGCCCAAACCACAATTACATACCTCACAAATATTTCACAGTATAAGTTCTTTATCACAGAACACTGATGTTCAGACACCTGAATGTGTAACTATTTCTCCCCTGCTTCTTTCTAAACACAGTTTTCTTTAGCTATTTAAAACTTCCCTTGGTCTAGTCAAGACTGATCTATAGAAAGTCCTCTATGGAAAATAATACCGGATACAACTCAAAAAATCTTTGAGTCATACAATGGTACTGAGGTGCCTCAGGTTGTTGCAGATCTGCTCTGAGTGATAGCATTGGTTTCCTCTGGATTTAAACTTTCATTGTCACCGCTAGCAGGATTAGAAAGGTTATAGGCTTTGGTAACCCGCAGATAACGCTTTAGTCAAAGTCTACCCCCTACAGCACTGTGATCAATATGCATTTTGGAGTCAGCTAGGAAGAGAAGTGTCCATCAGTACTCTGGATAGAGAGGGATCCACCATGCCCCAGCTGGGTATAGGATTCCAGGCCCCTGGCTGAAGAGGGAGCTCCAGGCCTCGGTCCCAGGGGCCAGTTCCATCCCCCTGGCTGCAGAGAGAGCTCCAGGCCCTGGCTTTAGAGGCTGGGTCCGGCCCCCTGGCTCTAGAGCTCCAGGGCAGATTCCAGTCCCCTGGCTGCAAAGGGTGCTCCAAGCCCTGGCTCTAGGGCCGGTCCCaagtccccccccccggctgcagagggcgctccaggccCCCCGGCTCCAGGGGCCGGTcccaggccccccccccggctgcagAGGGCGCTTCAGGCCCCGGCTCTAGGGGCCGGTCCCAGGCTCCCCCCGGCTGCAGATGGCGCTCCAGGCCCTGGCTCTAGGGGCCGGTCCCAGGCTCCCCCCggctgcagagggcgctccaggccCCCCCGGCTCCAGGGACGGTCCCAGGCCCCCCCCGGCTGCAGAGGTCGCTCCAGGCCCCCCGGCTCTAGGGGCCGGTCCCAGGCTCCCCCCggctgcagagggcactccaggcCCCGGCTCCGGAGCGGCCCCCACCCCGCCGGGGCCCGCGCCCTACGTGCCCCTCTTGGCGGCGGCGGGGGCGGcgcgggggggggcggcggccggCGGCATGAGGTTCTCGGTGATGTAGGCCACCAGCAGGCAGATGACGACGAGCATGACGCAGATGGAGCCCCCCACGGCCGTCATGGCGATGACGATGTCCCGCAGGCCGGCCGGCTCCAGGCTGAACTCCACGCACTCGGCGCGGGGCGCGCGCGGCCCGCCGGCCCGGGCCAGGGGCTGCAGGCACAGGCGGTAGCGCACGCTGCCGTGCGCCTCGCGCAGCAGGTAGTCGCGGCAGGCGGCCCCCAGCTGGACGCGGTCGCAGTGGAAGCGGGTGTAGGTGCCGGCCCAGGAGCAGTTGAGGGCGAAGCCCCGCAGGTCGCCGCCCGGcgccccccactgcagcagcacGCTGCCGTTGGCCAGCACGTTGGCCACCAGGGCGCGGCCCGGCGAGCGGTGCGCCCGGCAGCTGGGCGGCGGGCACTGGAAGTCCCGGGCCGGGCTCCTGAAGCAGAGGCGGCCGCTGGCCTGGCCCTCGCCGAACACCTTGTAGGGGCACCAGGGCGCCGCGCCGGGGCCGCGGGCCGGCGGCGGGTCCCAGGCAGCGGCGGCGCCCGCGGCCAGCCTGCCCCAGGCGGGCCCGGGGGGGCGCgggcagaggcagagcagggcgaGCGACTGCAGCAGCGGGCCCGGGCGGAGCATGCT includes:
- the FNDC10 gene encoding fibronectin type III domain-containing protein 10 encodes the protein MLRPGPLLQSLALLCLCPRPPGPAWGRLAAGAAAAWDPPPARGPGAAPWCPYKVFGEGQASGRLCFRSPARDFQCPPPSCRAHRSPGRALVANVLANGSVLLQWGAPGGDLRGFALNCSWAGTYTRFHCDRVQLGAACRDYLLREAHGSVRYRLCLQPLARAGGPRAPRAECVEFSLEPAGLRDIVIAMTAVGGSICVMLVVICLLVAYITENLMPPAAAPPRAAPAAAKRGT